Proteins co-encoded in one Malus sylvestris chromosome 7, drMalSylv7.2, whole genome shotgun sequence genomic window:
- the LOC126627751 gene encoding receptor kinase-like protein Xa21 isoform X1 — protein sequence MARTRFLLSTLLLLLFQYCCAYIPILITGSVAAQTNISTDQSALLALKSHITIDPQNILTTNWSTSNSDICNWVGVTCGARHLRVTTLNLSYMGLTGTIPSHLGNLSFLVQLEFRNNSFGGTLPPELSNLRRLKLISFEFNDFEGTIPSWFGLLSKLQTFNLYGNQFSGSIPNAIFNLSALQVLNLRSNQLSGTIPREIERLTVLQEILLGNNNFKGSIAREIGNLTMLKRIYLDFNMFEEIPNLIGSKDEMEWLYVQANALTGPIPLAVFNMSSLTILALNGNNLSGSFPDNICQHLPSIQVLNLAHNQFDGPLPHKLWQCKELLSLVLDYNNFSGSIPRSIGNLTQLTRLGFGNNTLTGTIPYEVGNLQSLQYLSLDFNNLNGPIPSTIFNMSKMIVLSLVGNQLSGSLPADIGLGIPNMQSIYLALNKLDGVIPNFNSNGSKLIHVSMSDNSFSGFIPNKLCALTNLEVLSLYRNNLTVDTSTPEVNILSCFGNLRNLRVFILGRNPLNTHLPISSSLRRYNNLL from the exons ATGGCGAGAACCCGTTTCCTCTTGTCAACTTTGTTGTTGCTGCTATTCCAATACTGTTGTGCATACATACCTATCTTAATAACGGGTTCCGTGGCAGCACAAACCAACATCAGCACAGATCAGTCTGCTCTTCTTGCCCTCAAATCCCATATCACCATTGATCCTCAAAACATCTTGACCACCAACTGGTCTACCTCCAATTCCGACATTTGCAACTGGGTTGGCGTTACTTGCGGTGCACGCCACCTTAGAGTGACAACCTTGAATCTCTCCTACATGGGTCTCACTGGCACCATCCCTTCCCACCTAGGCAACCTCTCATTTCTTGTTCAATTGGAATTCAGAAACAACAGTTTTGGTGGTACCTTGCCCCCGGAATTGTCTAATCTACGCAGGCTGAAGTTGATTAGCTTTGAATTCaatgactttgaaggaaccattccATCATGGTTCGGGTTGTTATCTAAACTTCAAACCTTCAATTTGTACGGTAATCAATTTTCAGGTTCCATACCAAACGCCATCTTCAACTTATCTGCACTTCAAGTACTTAATCTAAGAAGCAACCAGCTATCCG GTACCATACCAAGAGAAATCGAGAGGTTAACAGTGTTGCAAGAGATATTACTTGGAAATAACAATTTCAAAG GTAGCATAGCAAGAGAAATTGGGAACTTAACCATGCTCAAGAGGATATACCTTGATTTTAACATGTTCGAAG aaATTCCAAACTTGATTGGTAGTAAAGATGAGATGGAGTGGTTGTATGTGCAAGCTAATGCCCTAACAGGCCCTATTCCTTTGGCTGTCTTCAACATGTCCTCTTTGACAATTTTGGCTCTAAATGGAAACAACTTAAGTGGTAGTTTTCCAGACAATATATGCCAACATCTTCCAAGTATTCAGGTGTTAAATTTGGCTCACAACCAGTTTGATGGTCCACTTCCACACAAGTTATGGCAGTGCAAAGAGCTCCTTAGTTTGGTATTGGACTACAATAATTTCAGTGGAAGCATACCAAGAAGTATTGGAAACTTGACCCAGTTAACACGGCTTGGTTTTGGCAACAACACCTTAACAG GTACTATACCATATGAAGTTGGCAATCTTCAAAGTCTACAGTATTTGTCACTTGATTTTAACAATCTCAACGGCCCCATTCCATCCACAATCTTCAATATGTCAAAGATGATAGTACTTTCACTTGTTGGTAATCAACTCTCAGGTAGCCTCCCAGCAGACATAGGCCTTGGAATTCCGAACATGCAAAGTATATATTTAGCACTGAATAAACTCGACGGAGTAATTCCCAACTTTAACTCCAATGGTTCTAAGCTCATTCATGTAAGCATGTCCGACAACTCATTTTCCGGgtttattcctaacaagttatGTGCCTTAACAAACCTTGAGGTTCTTAGCTTATACCGAAATAATTTAACGGTTGACACTTCAACTCCAGAAGTAAACATCCTTTCTTGTTTCGGTAATCTTAGAAATCTTAGGGTATTCATCCTGGGACGTAATCCGTTAAACACTCATCTTCCTATTTCTTCCTCTCTACGTCGTTACAACAACTTACTTTAG
- the LOC126627751 gene encoding putative receptor-like protein kinase At3g47110 isoform X2 has protein sequence MARTRFLLSTLLLLLFQYCCAYIPILITGSVAAQTNISTDQSALLALKSHITIDPQNILTTNWSTSNSDICNWVGVTCGARHLRVTTLNLSYMGLTGTIPSHLGNLSFLVQLEFRNNSFGGTLPPELSNLRRLKLISFEFNDFEGTIPSWFGLLSKLQTFNLYGNQFSGSIPNAIFNLSALQVLNLRSNQLSGTIPREIERLTVLQEILLGNNNFKGSIAREIGNLTMLKRIYLDFNMFEEIPNLIGSKDEMEWLYVQANALTGPIPLAVFNMSSLTILALNGNNLSGSFPDNICQHLPSIQVLNLAHNQFDGPLPHKLWQCKELLSLVLDYNNFSGSIPRSIGNLTQLTRLGFGNNTLTGTLSDGIDIAVKIFDLQLEGAFKSFERECETLSNIRHRNLIKIISCCSQLDFKALVLNYMPNGSLDKWLYSHNSSFNILNRLNIMVDVALVVEYLHHGYSVPIVHCDLKPSNILLDGDMVAHVADFGIAKLLGFGDSMTQTMTLATVGYMAPEYGMDGIVSTQGDVYSFGIVVMETFTKMKPTNEMFVDEMNLKQWVANSLSSEAIAEVVDANLFVTQGEDPDFATKIDCLSSIMRLALACCAELPDERINMQEAVATLKKTKIKFLQDAARSAQLNRPLVHAL, from the exons ATGGCGAGAACCCGTTTCCTCTTGTCAACTTTGTTGTTGCTGCTATTCCAATACTGTTGTGCATACATACCTATCTTAATAACGGGTTCCGTGGCAGCACAAACCAACATCAGCACAGATCAGTCTGCTCTTCTTGCCCTCAAATCCCATATCACCATTGATCCTCAAAACATCTTGACCACCAACTGGTCTACCTCCAATTCCGACATTTGCAACTGGGTTGGCGTTACTTGCGGTGCACGCCACCTTAGAGTGACAACCTTGAATCTCTCCTACATGGGTCTCACTGGCACCATCCCTTCCCACCTAGGCAACCTCTCATTTCTTGTTCAATTGGAATTCAGAAACAACAGTTTTGGTGGTACCTTGCCCCCGGAATTGTCTAATCTACGCAGGCTGAAGTTGATTAGCTTTGAATTCaatgactttgaaggaaccattccATCATGGTTCGGGTTGTTATCTAAACTTCAAACCTTCAATTTGTACGGTAATCAATTTTCAGGTTCCATACCAAACGCCATCTTCAACTTATCTGCACTTCAAGTACTTAATCTAAGAAGCAACCAGCTATCCG GTACCATACCAAGAGAAATCGAGAGGTTAACAGTGTTGCAAGAGATATTACTTGGAAATAACAATTTCAAAG GTAGCATAGCAAGAGAAATTGGGAACTTAACCATGCTCAAGAGGATATACCTTGATTTTAACATGTTCGAAG aaATTCCAAACTTGATTGGTAGTAAAGATGAGATGGAGTGGTTGTATGTGCAAGCTAATGCCCTAACAGGCCCTATTCCTTTGGCTGTCTTCAACATGTCCTCTTTGACAATTTTGGCTCTAAATGGAAACAACTTAAGTGGTAGTTTTCCAGACAATATATGCCAACATCTTCCAAGTATTCAGGTGTTAAATTTGGCTCACAACCAGTTTGATGGTCCACTTCCACACAAGTTATGGCAGTGCAAAGAGCTCCTTAGTTTGGTATTGGACTACAATAATTTCAGTGGAAGCATACCAAGAAGTATTGGAAACTTGACCCAGTTAACACGGCTTGGTTTTGGCAACAACACCTTAACAG GGACACTCTCAGATGGGATAGATATTGCAGTAAAGATTTTCGATTTGCAGCTAGAAGGGGCTTTCAAGAGTTTTGAGAGGGAATGTGAAACGCTAAGCAATATTCGGCACCGaaatcttatcaaaatcatTAGCTGTTGCAGCCAATTGGATTTCAAAGCCTTGGTACTGAACTATATGCCTAATGGTAGCCTTGACAAGTGGTTGTATTCTCATAACTCTTCTTTCAATATCCTAAATAGGTTGAATATAATGGTAGATGTTGCGTTGGTAGTGGAATATCTACACCATGGTTATTCAGTGCCAATTGTCCATTGTGATTTGAAGCCAAGCAATATCCTACTAGATGGTGATATGGTTGCACATGTTGCGGATTTTGGCATTGCAAAACTCTTGGGTTTCGGGGATTCCATGACCCAAACCATGACCCTAGCCACAGTTGGGTATATGGCTCCAG AGTACGGGATGGATGGAATTGTTTCAACGCAAGGGGATGTGTACAGTTTTGGTATTGTAGTCATGGAAACATTCACAAAAATGAAGCCTACGAATGAAATGTTTGTTGATGAAATGAATCTAAAGCAATGGGTTGCAAATTCACTATCATCAGAAGCAATAGCTGAAGTTGTGGATGCCAATTTATTTgtaacacaaggggaagatccTGATTTTGCGACTAAGATAGATTGCTTATCGTCCATTATGCGATTAGCTCTTGCTTGCTGTGCAGAGCTACCAGACGAGAGAATAAACATGCAAGAAGCTGTAGCCacactaaaaaaaacaaaaatcaagtttttgcAGGATGCTGCAAGAAGTGCGCAGTTAAACCGTCCTCTTGTTCATGCACTTTGA